Proteins from a single region of Scatophagus argus isolate fScaArg1 chromosome 23, fScaArg1.pri, whole genome shotgun sequence:
- the znf16l gene encoding zinc finger protein 16-like, protein MSRKRNHNFAETSLSPELHGAFMEPHGSANRVDGDFLELEPDEELLCSVSDITEHLGRNITVVLETALSEIRKMVSIRIRVLKMELREKTEEIEVLKARLETVQRDGRDGFPGISTVEPSTDPGLKKADFTPVNKHNNVDPRRAKAVMPGVKKENIDAICDYLMKDKNSRGCAEMDGDQNSQATVDREARQETDTHSLHLWSDSGMAGSGPGHGDSESTTDDIFSMLPSGSKRMYDYEWIAPMEYSSDLKVMKEPECESTLTGETEDDDDEDELSRREREGLEQAQAPLSHVQPSEFSMEPQSSPGEGGSPLEGNTDRSTAGQQFPSHTYICSLCGTFCPDSVFLEEHVKLIHSDSTDAQALQTLHSTCSAAPAMGDSSSDSRRGGGAQNEGSAGVGAGACISRGGGPVKKEIKIEGGYECGDCGRHFNYLGNLRQHQRIHTGEKPFMCPECGERFRHAARLKSHRLVHSGAQSPFPCPQCGKGFSVLSGLKRHQRVHTGESPYACPQCGRRFKELGNLYTHQRIHSGATPYCCQQCGRSFRHLGTYKSHRCTPAQ, encoded by the exons ATGAGTCGTAAAAGAAACCACAATTTCGCTGAAACAAGCCTGTCTCCTGAACTCCACGGCGCCTTCATGGAGCCTCATGGGTCAGCGAACCGAGTCGACGGCGATTTCCTGGAGCTGGAGCCCGACGAGGAGCTGCTCTGCTCGGTCAGCGACATCACCGAGCACCTTGGCAGAAACATCACCGTAGTGCTGGAGACAGCTCTGTCTGAGATCCGCAAAATGGTCAGCATTAGGATACGAGTCCTGAAAATGGAGCTACGCGAGAAAACCGAAGAGATCGAAGTGTTGAAAGCGAGGCTGGAAACAGTCCAGAGGGATGGTAGGGACGGATTCCCCGGCATTTCCACCGTGGAACCGTCTACAGATCCTGGTCTCAAGAAAGCTGACTTCACCCCtgtcaacaaacacaataaTGTCGACCCCAGGAGAGCCAAAGCTGTTATGCCTGGTGTCAAAAAGGAGAATATTGATGCTATTTGTGACTATCTGATGAAAGACAAGAACTCGAGGGGGTGTGCTGAAATGGATGGAGATCAGAACAGCCAAGCCACCGTGGACAGGGAGGCTCGccaagagacagacacacactcccttcACCTGTGGTCAGACAGCGGGATGGCTGGCTCCGGGCCTGGGCACGGAGACTCCGAGTCCACCACAGATGACATCTTCAGTATGCTCCCATCTGGTAGCAAACGGATGTATGACTATGAATGGATAGCACCAATGGAATATTCTTCAGACCTGAAAG TAATGAAGGAGCCTGAGTGTGAGAGCACCCTGACCGGTGAGacagaggatgatgatgatgaggatgagctgtccaggagagagagggagggactaGAGCAGGCCCAGGCCCCGCTCTCACATGTCCAGCCCTCTGAGTTCTCCATGGAGCCTCAGAGCTCTCCAGGGGAGGGGGGCAGTCCCCTGGAGGGCAACACAGACCGATCCACAGCAG GCCAGCAGTTCCCAAGTCACACCTATATCTGCTCTCTGTGTGGAACCTTCTGCCCTGACTCTGTGTTCCTAGAGGAACACGTCAAACTGATACATTCAGACTCCACTGATGCCCAGGCTCTCCAGACCCTGCACTCCACCTGCTCAGCTGCACCCGCCATGGGAGATAGCAGTAGTGACTccaggaggggtggaggggccCAGAATGAGGGCAGTGCAGGGGTAGGGGCAGGTGCCTGTATCAGCCGAGGAGGGGGGCCTGTGAAAAAGGAGATTAAAATTGAGGGGGGGTATGAGTGTGGGGACTGTGGCCGCCATTTTAACTATCTTGGCAACTTGCGGCAGCATCAGCGTATCCACACTGGAGAGAAGCCTTTCATGTGTCCAGAGTGCGGGGAGAGGTTCCGCCATGCAGCCCGCTTAAAAAGCCACAGGCTGGTGCATAGTGGAGCCCAGAGCCCCTTCCCCTGCCCCCAGTGCGGGAAAGGTTTCTCAGTGCTCTCTGGACTCAAGAGACACCAACGGGTACACACCGGTGAGAGCCCATATGCTTGTCCACAGTGCGGCCGCCGCTTTAAGGAGCTGGGCAACCTGTACACCCACCAGAGGATCCACAGCGGGGCCACACCCTACTGTTGCCAGCAGTGTGGACGCAGCTTCCGTCATCTGGGAACCTACAAAAGCCACCGTTGCACCCCGGCGCAATAA
- the LOC124054615 gene encoding SH3 domain and tetratricopeptide repeat-containing protein 1 isoform X2 — translation MSTRSDRDTNGHGYQDKISADGQQPREVAEKSNRHSRMALPMLLDVVRGPERLPADEKSQEMLRGKLRVLQADSTEVNALFKELSTHLISINSEEKAIFVTFKTFEEIWKFTTYYLIGFLGRCMENLLFDQKFWLSSLEEDIAIDVSIQEDTLNFIYKDILMQEGSLFASCSINQMFDSSTSGGDLYLEQGDIAQFEPPFLGSGWTVLCLADGSRGTAPKPALEPVIPFHQWFLKSGAESILVGDGKPACDFPVQFARGTCVATVEYDAEGPDELSMAPADRIIIVGLLVSCFDWFTGRKESTGEVGLVKTSLVKPSADIYNSTDIFLDGDNRTFFSQQEDKVIKETIALLKKKSYNDTGDNYKLDVINYQYIDKKTSFSSSSEVDIQQSELKRHIQRILDQRDHSDPIVTMNRTPEDLVLAIEAKNPTPPCFTVHPVVEGNNSTEKFIPLFSFLKEQDYKVEFGALYRLSSELLVSSAFTGHSDEDELIAFLGVARETARKKQLFWSQTRLCFLLGKLCAGRSKFSQARVYFEEALSVPREGFTDLRLLASIYSNLAAIYLLQKNIENFFALTERLVALLLGIPDCLEILEDNSALKYILRKAVLCHNKMAEAWACHLLAKHHWIHAEGAQVVPYLERLLVLSAEAQIPWSFSPSHGYLTLAKLYSELQLPHLSVSSARRASLQPSATLTDCLSSMVLVWDSVNKLDGITEQEASIPSQVALYLHQALSSIRVRGEEFDQYHILSHHLTVCLCQLFYKHRMVEHAIRHMLTLINNPPSQHLSVSVAERNSALIWLAWLHIDNNQPDVALDILDSVLASMPEHCTTPQEGVVLNMRGVALRCMGDLRRAAESYQSAVDICQEYEDMPNWAVAQANQGLLCLKAGANGLAQGHLTEAVQLFSELDEEGHEENFITVLLELGQHYVKQHQLEYGKGCYEWALLLSINANLIDCQLTATRHLCNLYGCECPDQAQCIIYSQHQVQLLRHTGDKRQEGDAMEAISQLYLTLRTERAYRAALDYTKSSLGIFIDLGCKEKEAYGWLHAGKIYHLLGQTELVDLYVQVAQDIALSTGDTMFTLKLLEAAGDIFFNSCQDQHKAVTFYKDRALPIAGKSSSVHTKLRLCNKLTELMLSLKLYGEAVEFAQTALDISITLGMENL, via the exons ATGTCAACCAGGTCGGACCGAGACACCAATGGCCACGGGTACCAGGACAAGATCTCTGCAGACGGCCAGCAGCCCCGGGAGGTGGCGGAGAAGTCAAACCGACACAGCAGAATGG CTCTGCCTATGCTATTGGATGTGGTCAGGGGTCCTGAGCGTCTTCCTGCAGACGAGAAGTCACAGGAAATGCTGAGAGGGAAACTGCGTGTTCTGCAAGCTGACAGCACCGAGGTCAATGCTCTATTCAAG GAGTTGTCCACTCATCTCATCTCCATCAACAGTGAAGAAAAAGCTATTTTTGTTacattcaaaacatttgagGAAATATGGAAGTTCACCACATATTACCTGATAG GTTTCTTGGGTCGGTGTATGGAGAATCTGTTGTTTGACCAGAAGTTTTGGCTCAGTTCTTTGGAAGAGGACATAGCTATTGATGTTTCCATTCAGGAGGACACTCTCAATTTTATCTACAAAGACATCCTCATGCAGGAAG GCTCATTATTTGCTAGTTGTAGTATCAACCAGATGTTTGACAGCTCCACCTCTGGAGGTGACCTCTACCTGGAGCAGGGAGACATAGCCCAGTTTGAGCCTCCCTTCCTGGGCTCAGGGTGGACTGTCCTCTGCCTGGCTGATGGATCCCGTGGCACTGCACCCAAGCCTGCTCTTGAGCCAGTCATCCCTTTTCATCA ATGGTTTCTCAAATCTGGTGCAGAGAGCATTTTAGTTGGTGATGGGAAACCTGCCTGTGACTTCCCTGTGCAGTTTG CCAGAGGAACCTGTGTGGCCACAGTGGAGTATGATGCTGAGGGCCCGGATGAGCTAAGCATGGCACCTGCTGATCGCATCATCATTGTGGGACTTCTGGTGTCTTGTTTTGATTGGTtcacagggaggaaggagtCAACAGGAGAAGTAGGTCTGGTAAAGACAAGCCTGGTGAAACCATCTGCTGACATTTACAA CTCAACAGATATTTTTTTGGATGGAGACAACAGGACTTTCTTCAGTCAGCAAGAGGACAAAGTCATAAAGGAAACGATTGCCTTGTTGAAGAAGAAATCTTACAATGATACTGGTGATAACTACAAATtgg ATGTGATTAATTACCAGTACATTGACAAGAAAACATCAT TCAGCTCGTCAAGCGAAGTTGATATTCAGCAGTCTGAACTGAAAAGACATATTCAGAGGATTCTTGATCAGAGAGATCATTCAGATCCCATTGTGACTATGAACAGGACCCCAGAGGATTTGGTCCTGGCTATAGAGGCAAAGAACCCAACCCCTCCCTGTTTCACAGTCCACCCAGTTGTAGAAGGAAACAACAGCACTGAGAAGTTCAtccccctcttttcttttttgaaggAACAAGACTATAAAGTAGAGTTTGGCGCCCTGTACCGACTGAGTTCTGAACTCCTTGTCTCCTCAGCCTTCACTGGTCACTCTGATGAGGATGAGCTGATTGCTTTCCTGGGTGTTGCTAGGGAAACAGCCAGGAAAAAGCAACTCTTTTGGTCACAGACTCGTTTGTGCTTCCTGTTGGGTAAGCTCTGTGCTGGAAGGTCAAAATTCAGCCAGGCCCGGGTTTATTTTGAGGAAGCCCTCAGCGTGCCACGAGAAGGCTTCACCGACCTCAGGTTGTTGGCCAGCATCTACTCCAACCTGGCTGCCATTTATCTTTTGcagaaaaatatagaaaatttCTTTGCTCTGACAGAGCGACTTGTTGCTTTGCTACTAGGAATCCCAGATTGCCTGGAAATCTTAGAGGACAACTCTGCTCTCAAATACATCCTCAGGAAAGCTGTTCTCTGTCACAACAAAATGGCAGAGGCCTGGGCTTGTCACCTATTGGCGAAGCACCACTGGATTCATGCTGAAGGGGCTCAGGTTGTTCCTTATCTTGAGAGACTACTTGTTCTGTCTGCTGAAGCTCAAATACCATGGAGCTTCTCTCCCAGTCATGGATACTTGACCCTGGCAAAACTCTACAGCGAACTCCAGCTTCCCCACCTCAGTGTCAGTTCAGCAAGGAGAGCTTCTCTGCAGCCCTCTGCTACCCTGACTGACTGCCTTAGCAGTATGGTTCTAGTTTGGGACAGTGTCAACAAACTGGATGGGATCACAGAACAAGAAGCCTCCATCCCATCTCAAGTGGCTTTATATTTACACCAAGCCCTCTCTTCTATCAGAGTCCGTGGAGAAGAATTTGACCAATACCATATTTTGAGTCATCAtctcactgtttgtctctgccAACTGTTTTACAAGCACAGAATGGTTGAACACGCAATCCGCCATATGCTTACTCTCATCAACAATCCGCCTTCACAGCACCTATCCGTTTCTGTCGCAGAGAGAAACAGTGCCTTAATCTGGCTGGCATGGCTTCACATTGATAACAATCAACCAGATGTTGCTTTGGATATTCTGGACTCCGTGTTAGCTTCCATGCCAGAGCACTGCACTACTCCTCAGGAAG GTGTGGTCCTCAATATGCGTGGTGTGGCACTTCGATGCATGGGCGACCTCCGGAGGGCAGCGGAGAGCTACCAGTCTGCTGTTGACATTTGCCAAGAGTACGAGGACATGCCAAACTGGGCTGTAGCTCAGGCTAACCAAG GGCTGCTATGTCTGAAAGCTGGAGCTAATGGACTAGCACAGGGACACCTGACCGAGGCTGTGCAGCTCTTCTCTGAGCTGGATGAAGAAGGTCACGAGGAGAACTTTATCAcagtgctgctggagctgggaCAGCACTATGTGAAGCAGCACCAGTTGGAATACGGGAAAGGATGCTATGAATGGGCTCTGCTGCTGTCTATAAATGCCAACCTGATAGATT GTCAGCTCACTGCAACCAGACACCTGTGCAATCTGTATGGGTGTGAGTGTCCAGATCAGGCCCAGTGTATCATCTACAGCCAGCATCAGGTCCAGCTGCTGAGACACACAGGAGACAAAAGACAGGAGGGAGATGCAATGGAAGCCATCAGCCAGCTCTACCTTACTCTACGCacagaaag GGCATACCGGGCAGCTCTCGACTACACCAAGAGCAGTTTGGGTATTTTCATCGATCTGGGCTGCAAGGAGAAAGAGGCATATGGCTGGCTGCATGCGGGGAAGATCTACCACCTGCTAGGCCAGACTGAACTGGTGGACCTTTATGTTCAG GTAGCTCAGGACATCGCTCTGAGTACAGGAGATACCATGTTCACCCTGAAGCTTCTGGAAGCTGCAGGAGATATTTTCTTCAACAGCTGCCAGGACCAGCACAAGGCTGTCACCTTCTACAAG GACCGTGCACTGCCTATTGCAGGGAAGAGCAGCAGTGTTCATACCAAGCTGAGGTTGTGTAataaactgactgaactgatgCTCAGTCTCAAGTTGTATGGGGAAGCTGTGGAGTTTGCTCAGACTGCACTGGACATCAGTATCACTCTAGGTATGGAAAACCTCTAG
- the LOC124054615 gene encoding SH3 domain and tetratricopeptide repeat-containing protein 1 isoform X1, whose translation MSTRSDRDTNGHGYQDKISADGQQPREVAEKSNRHSRMALPMLLDVVRGPERLPADEKSQEMLRGKLRVLQADSTEVNALFKELSTHLISINSEEKAIFVTFKTFEEIWKFTTYYLIGFLGRCMENLLFDQKFWLSSLEEDIAIDVSIQEDTLNFIYKDILMQEGSLFASCSINQMFDSSTSGGDLYLEQGDIAQFEPPFLGSGWTVLCLADGSRGTAPKPALEPVIPFHQWFLKSGAESILVGDGKPACDFPVQFARGTCVATVEYDAEGPDELSMAPADRIIIVGLLVSCFDWFTGRKESTGEVGLVKTSLVKPSADIYNSTDIFLDGDNRTFFSQQEDKVIKETIALLKKKSYNDTGDNYKLDVINYQYIDKKTSFSSSSEVDIQQSELKRHIQRILDQRDHSDPIVTMNRTPEDLVLAIEAKNPTPPCFTVHPVVEGNNSTEKFIPLFSFLKEQDYKVEFGALYRLSSELLVSSAFTGHSDEDELIAFLGVARETARKKQLFWSQTRLCFLLGKLCAGRSKFSQARVYFEEALSVPREGFTDLRLLASIYSNLAAIYLLQKNIENFFALTERLVALLLGIPDCLEILEDNSALKYILRKAVLCHNKMAEAWACHLLAKHHWIHAEGAQVVPYLERLLVLSAEAQIPWSFSPSHGYLTLAKLYSELQLPHLSVSSARRASLQPSATLTDCLSSMVLVWDSVNKLDGITEQEASIPSQVALYLHQALSSIRVRGEEFDQYHILSHHLTVCLCQLFYKHRMVEHAIRHMLTLINNPPSQHLSVSVAERNSALIWLAWLHIDNNQPDVALDILDSVLASMPEHCTTPQEGVVLNMRGVALRCMGDLRRAAESYQSAVDICQEYEDMPNWAVAQANQGLLCLKAGANGLAQGHLTEAVQLFSELDEEGHEENFITVLLELGQHYVKQHQLEYGKGCYEWALLLSINANLIDCQLTATRHLCNLYGCECPDQAQCIIYSQHQVQLLRHTGDKRQEGDAMEAISQLYLTLRTERAYRAALDYTKSSLGIFIDLGCKEKEAYGWLHAGKIYHLLGQTELVDLYVQVAQDIALSTGDTMFTLKLLEAAGDIFFNSCQDQHKAVTFYKDRALPIAGKSSSVHTKLRLCNKLTELMLSLKLYGEAVEFAQTALDISITLGERLNERVAYHRLASLYHCLDQYELAEHYYLKALSLCPTPLVFDEETLYYVRVYQTLGDIIFYDLKDPFDAAGYYHLALAAAMDLGNKRSQLHLCTRLATIYHNFLVDRELSLFFYQKARRFAAELNVRRINISPDQHYSSPSQSKIARQ comes from the exons ATGTCAACCAGGTCGGACCGAGACACCAATGGCCACGGGTACCAGGACAAGATCTCTGCAGACGGCCAGCAGCCCCGGGAGGTGGCGGAGAAGTCAAACCGACACAGCAGAATGG CTCTGCCTATGCTATTGGATGTGGTCAGGGGTCCTGAGCGTCTTCCTGCAGACGAGAAGTCACAGGAAATGCTGAGAGGGAAACTGCGTGTTCTGCAAGCTGACAGCACCGAGGTCAATGCTCTATTCAAG GAGTTGTCCACTCATCTCATCTCCATCAACAGTGAAGAAAAAGCTATTTTTGTTacattcaaaacatttgagGAAATATGGAAGTTCACCACATATTACCTGATAG GTTTCTTGGGTCGGTGTATGGAGAATCTGTTGTTTGACCAGAAGTTTTGGCTCAGTTCTTTGGAAGAGGACATAGCTATTGATGTTTCCATTCAGGAGGACACTCTCAATTTTATCTACAAAGACATCCTCATGCAGGAAG GCTCATTATTTGCTAGTTGTAGTATCAACCAGATGTTTGACAGCTCCACCTCTGGAGGTGACCTCTACCTGGAGCAGGGAGACATAGCCCAGTTTGAGCCTCCCTTCCTGGGCTCAGGGTGGACTGTCCTCTGCCTGGCTGATGGATCCCGTGGCACTGCACCCAAGCCTGCTCTTGAGCCAGTCATCCCTTTTCATCA ATGGTTTCTCAAATCTGGTGCAGAGAGCATTTTAGTTGGTGATGGGAAACCTGCCTGTGACTTCCCTGTGCAGTTTG CCAGAGGAACCTGTGTGGCCACAGTGGAGTATGATGCTGAGGGCCCGGATGAGCTAAGCATGGCACCTGCTGATCGCATCATCATTGTGGGACTTCTGGTGTCTTGTTTTGATTGGTtcacagggaggaaggagtCAACAGGAGAAGTAGGTCTGGTAAAGACAAGCCTGGTGAAACCATCTGCTGACATTTACAA CTCAACAGATATTTTTTTGGATGGAGACAACAGGACTTTCTTCAGTCAGCAAGAGGACAAAGTCATAAAGGAAACGATTGCCTTGTTGAAGAAGAAATCTTACAATGATACTGGTGATAACTACAAATtgg ATGTGATTAATTACCAGTACATTGACAAGAAAACATCAT TCAGCTCGTCAAGCGAAGTTGATATTCAGCAGTCTGAACTGAAAAGACATATTCAGAGGATTCTTGATCAGAGAGATCATTCAGATCCCATTGTGACTATGAACAGGACCCCAGAGGATTTGGTCCTGGCTATAGAGGCAAAGAACCCAACCCCTCCCTGTTTCACAGTCCACCCAGTTGTAGAAGGAAACAACAGCACTGAGAAGTTCAtccccctcttttcttttttgaaggAACAAGACTATAAAGTAGAGTTTGGCGCCCTGTACCGACTGAGTTCTGAACTCCTTGTCTCCTCAGCCTTCACTGGTCACTCTGATGAGGATGAGCTGATTGCTTTCCTGGGTGTTGCTAGGGAAACAGCCAGGAAAAAGCAACTCTTTTGGTCACAGACTCGTTTGTGCTTCCTGTTGGGTAAGCTCTGTGCTGGAAGGTCAAAATTCAGCCAGGCCCGGGTTTATTTTGAGGAAGCCCTCAGCGTGCCACGAGAAGGCTTCACCGACCTCAGGTTGTTGGCCAGCATCTACTCCAACCTGGCTGCCATTTATCTTTTGcagaaaaatatagaaaatttCTTTGCTCTGACAGAGCGACTTGTTGCTTTGCTACTAGGAATCCCAGATTGCCTGGAAATCTTAGAGGACAACTCTGCTCTCAAATACATCCTCAGGAAAGCTGTTCTCTGTCACAACAAAATGGCAGAGGCCTGGGCTTGTCACCTATTGGCGAAGCACCACTGGATTCATGCTGAAGGGGCTCAGGTTGTTCCTTATCTTGAGAGACTACTTGTTCTGTCTGCTGAAGCTCAAATACCATGGAGCTTCTCTCCCAGTCATGGATACTTGACCCTGGCAAAACTCTACAGCGAACTCCAGCTTCCCCACCTCAGTGTCAGTTCAGCAAGGAGAGCTTCTCTGCAGCCCTCTGCTACCCTGACTGACTGCCTTAGCAGTATGGTTCTAGTTTGGGACAGTGTCAACAAACTGGATGGGATCACAGAACAAGAAGCCTCCATCCCATCTCAAGTGGCTTTATATTTACACCAAGCCCTCTCTTCTATCAGAGTCCGTGGAGAAGAATTTGACCAATACCATATTTTGAGTCATCAtctcactgtttgtctctgccAACTGTTTTACAAGCACAGAATGGTTGAACACGCAATCCGCCATATGCTTACTCTCATCAACAATCCGCCTTCACAGCACCTATCCGTTTCTGTCGCAGAGAGAAACAGTGCCTTAATCTGGCTGGCATGGCTTCACATTGATAACAATCAACCAGATGTTGCTTTGGATATTCTGGACTCCGTGTTAGCTTCCATGCCAGAGCACTGCACTACTCCTCAGGAAG GTGTGGTCCTCAATATGCGTGGTGTGGCACTTCGATGCATGGGCGACCTCCGGAGGGCAGCGGAGAGCTACCAGTCTGCTGTTGACATTTGCCAAGAGTACGAGGACATGCCAAACTGGGCTGTAGCTCAGGCTAACCAAG GGCTGCTATGTCTGAAAGCTGGAGCTAATGGACTAGCACAGGGACACCTGACCGAGGCTGTGCAGCTCTTCTCTGAGCTGGATGAAGAAGGTCACGAGGAGAACTTTATCAcagtgctgctggagctgggaCAGCACTATGTGAAGCAGCACCAGTTGGAATACGGGAAAGGATGCTATGAATGGGCTCTGCTGCTGTCTATAAATGCCAACCTGATAGATT GTCAGCTCACTGCAACCAGACACCTGTGCAATCTGTATGGGTGTGAGTGTCCAGATCAGGCCCAGTGTATCATCTACAGCCAGCATCAGGTCCAGCTGCTGAGACACACAGGAGACAAAAGACAGGAGGGAGATGCAATGGAAGCCATCAGCCAGCTCTACCTTACTCTACGCacagaaag GGCATACCGGGCAGCTCTCGACTACACCAAGAGCAGTTTGGGTATTTTCATCGATCTGGGCTGCAAGGAGAAAGAGGCATATGGCTGGCTGCATGCGGGGAAGATCTACCACCTGCTAGGCCAGACTGAACTGGTGGACCTTTATGTTCAG GTAGCTCAGGACATCGCTCTGAGTACAGGAGATACCATGTTCACCCTGAAGCTTCTGGAAGCTGCAGGAGATATTTTCTTCAACAGCTGCCAGGACCAGCACAAGGCTGTCACCTTCTACAAG GACCGTGCACTGCCTATTGCAGGGAAGAGCAGCAGTGTTCATACCAAGCTGAGGTTGTGTAataaactgactgaactgatgCTCAGTCTCAAGTTGTATGGGGAAGCTGTGGAGTTTGCTCAGACTGCACTGGACATCAGTATCACTCTAG GTGAGCGTCTGAATGAACGAGTGGCTTATCACCGCCTGGCTTCTCTGTACCACTGTCTAGACCAGTATGAACTGGCTGAACACTATTACCTGAAGGCCCTGTCCCTCTGTCCAACACCTCTTGTGTTTGATGAGGAAACACTGTACTATGTCAGGGTGTACCAGACACTTGGGGACATCATATTCTATGACCTCAAG GACCCATTTGATGCTGCAGGCTACTACCACCTGGCTCTCGCTGCAGCCATGGATCTGGGCAACAAGAGGTCTCAGTTGCATCTGTGTACCCGCCTCGCCACTATCTACCACAATTTCCTAGTAGACCGGGagctctctctcttcttttatcAGAAGGCAAGAAGATTTGCTGCAGAGCTGAATGTGAGGAGGATTAATATCTCACCGGATCAGCATTATAGCAGCCCCTCACAGTCCAAGATTGCCAGACAATAG